In Cygnus olor isolate bCygOlo1 chromosome 12, bCygOlo1.pri.v2, whole genome shotgun sequence, one DNA window encodes the following:
- the LOC121076894 gene encoding plasmolipin — protein sequence MAGLPGAVRTRSGSPGASAALPAPRLAALDGAFLCSPLGGLMGAQAVLGLLVWALIADTTYHLHAAYGWVMFVSIFFWVATVLLFMTYLLQLPLKFYVIPWPLVLLIFNAAATILYITAFITCSAAVQPTSWRQWDYNRRAAASFFACLVMLTYGVSTFLSFRAWKGLGSNAATSQVTNHA from the exons ATGGCCGGGCTGCCCGGCGCCGTGCGGACGCGGAGCGGCTCCCCCGGAGCCTCCGCCGCGCTGCCCGCCCCGCGCCTCGCCGCCCTCGACGGCGCCTTCCTCTGCTCGCCGCTCGGGGGGCTGATGGGCGCCCAGGCC GTGCTTGGCCTACTGGTGTGGGCTCTCATTGCTGACACGACCTACCACCTCCACGCAGCATACGGCTGGGTGATGTTTGTGTCCATCTTCTTCTGGGTAGCAACAGTCCTCCTCTTCATGACCTACCTCCTGCAGCTTCCACTGAAGTTCTACGTGATCCCCTGGCCCCTCGTG ctgctgatCTTCAACGCTGCAGCAACCATTCTGTACATCACCGCCTTCATAACGTGCTCCGCAGCCGTCCAGCCTACCTCGTGGCGCCAGTGGGATTACAACAGAAGAGCCGCAGCGTCT TTCTTCGCCTGCCTCGTGATGCTCACCTACGGGGTGAGCACGTTCCTCAGCTTCCGTGCCTGGAAAGGACTTGGCAGCAACGCAGCCACCAGCCAAGTGACCAACCATGCATGA